One part of the Gemmatimonadaceae bacterium genome encodes these proteins:
- a CDS encoding chemotaxis protein CheC, with protein sequence MHDLLSLKPVQLDALREVANIGAGHAATALSQMTGQTIMIAVPTINITPLEEVPPSIAAPDEPVAAVLMNMLGDLTGRTLLVFPKPTAIRLGELLLRRPHVGSGELTELEQSAIKEAGNILSGAYMNALSEFMGLLLLPSPPSLAIDMSRAVLTTAYLQFGSDRDLVFCVETEFFMQEAGEHLRGYFLLLPDMPSLRAILRAVNLG encoded by the coding sequence ATGCACGACCTGCTGAGCCTCAAGCCGGTGCAACTGGATGCCCTGCGCGAAGTCGCCAACATCGGCGCCGGGCATGCCGCCACGGCGTTGTCGCAGATGACGGGGCAGACGATCATGATCGCCGTCCCGACCATCAACATCACGCCGCTGGAGGAGGTCCCGCCGTCGATCGCGGCGCCTGACGAGCCGGTGGCGGCGGTGCTGATGAACATGCTGGGCGACCTCACCGGGCGCACGCTCCTGGTCTTCCCCAAGCCGACGGCGATTCGACTGGGGGAGTTGCTGCTGCGCCGGCCGCACGTGGGCAGCGGCGAGCTCACGGAACTCGAGCAGTCGGCCATCAAGGAGGCGGGCAACATCCTGAGCGGCGCGTACATGAACGCGCTCAGCGAGTTCATGGGGCTGCTCCTCCTCCCGTCGCCGCCGTCGCTGGCCATCGACATGTCGCGCGCGGTGCTCACCACGGCGTACCTGCAGTTCGGCTCGGATCGCGACCTCGTGTTCTGCGTGGAGACCGAGTTCTTCATGCAGGAAGCCGGCGAGCACCTGCGCGGCTACTTCCTCCTGCTCCCGGACATGCCGTCGCTGCGCGCCATCCTGCGGGCGGTGAACCTGGGCTAG
- a CDS encoding GTPase domain-containing protein, giving the protein MPIVNYASREITCKIVYYGPGRSGKTTNLHYIYDRVPDARRGSMVSLATQNERTLFFDFLPLDLGTISGFKTRFQLYTVPGQIYYRATRKLVLTGADGVVFVADSQRRQLDENIESLRDMHEVLAEQGVDARALPLVLQYNKQDLPHELICTPSALDDALNFREVPSFAADALAGNGVFETLRKASELVLRRLGSAATVGAGR; this is encoded by the coding sequence ATGCCCATCGTCAACTACGCCTCACGCGAGATCACCTGCAAGATCGTGTACTACGGTCCCGGTCGATCCGGCAAGACGACGAACCTGCACTACATCTACGACCGCGTCCCCGACGCACGGCGCGGCTCGATGGTCTCGCTCGCCACGCAGAACGAACGCACCCTGTTCTTCGATTTCCTCCCGCTCGACCTCGGGACGATCTCGGGCTTCAAGACGCGCTTCCAGCTGTACACCGTTCCCGGCCAGATCTACTACCGCGCCACGCGCAAGCTCGTCCTCACGGGCGCCGATGGCGTGGTCTTCGTGGCCGACTCGCAACGCCGGCAGCTCGACGAGAACATCGAGAGCCTGCGCGACATGCACGAGGTGCTGGCGGAGCAGGGGGTCGACGCGCGCGCGCTCCCGCTGGTGCTGCAGTACAACAAGCAGGACCTGCCGCACGAGCTGATCTGCACGCCAAGCGCGCTCGACGATGCGCTGAACTTCCGCGAGGTGCCGAGCTTCGCCGCCGATGCGCTGGCGGGGAATGGCGTCTTCGAGACATTGCGCAAGGCGTCGGAACTGGTGCTGCGCCGGCTGGGCAGCGCCGCCACCGTCGGGGCGGGGAGGTAG
- a CDS encoding response regulator: protein MSHTVLICDDAIFMRTMLSDILQQAGFDVVGEAETGAQAVDKYRELRPDLVTMDIVMPDMGGIDAVREITRQDPAAKVLMCSAMGQQALVVEAIQAGAKDFVVKPFQPSRVLEAVQRVLG, encoded by the coding sequence GTGAGCCACACGGTACTGATCTGCGACGACGCCATCTTCATGCGCACCATGCTGAGCGACATCCTGCAGCAGGCGGGATTCGACGTGGTGGGCGAGGCCGAAACGGGAGCCCAGGCGGTGGACAAGTACCGCGAGCTGCGCCCTGACCTGGTCACGATGGACATCGTGATGCCCGACATGGGGGGGATCGACGCGGTGCGCGAGATCACGCGCCAGGATCCGGCCGCCAAGGTGCTGATGTGCAGCGCGATGGGGCAGCAGGCGCTCGTCGTGGAGGCGATCCAGGCGGGCGCGAAGGACTTCGTCGTGAAGCCGTTCCAGCCCTCGCGCGTGTTGGAGGCGGTGCAGCGCGTCCTGGGCTGA
- a CDS encoding roadblock/LC7 domain-containing protein: protein MNARTIAPGLDALARLRGVRGVVLTSERDALPIEARAHVDVDVDALAAFGTGLYRRACAVADVSDAGGVRIVSIDAAHGRVAATARGELLIVVLADREAHPGLLRVSLQRALEGLA, encoded by the coding sequence GTGAACGCGCGCACCATTGCCCCGGGGCTCGATGCGCTGGCGCGCCTGCGCGGCGTGCGCGGTGTCGTGCTGACGTCGGAGCGCGACGCGCTCCCCATCGAGGCGCGCGCGCATGTCGACGTCGATGTCGATGCGCTCGCCGCCTTTGGCACCGGACTGTATCGCCGCGCGTGCGCCGTGGCCGACGTCTCGGACGCCGGCGGCGTGCGCATCGTCTCGATCGACGCCGCCCACGGACGCGTGGCGGCAACAGCACGCGGCGAGTTGCTCATCGTCGTCCTCGCCGATCGCGAGGCGCATCCGGGACTGCTGCGCGTGTCGCTGCAGCGGGCGCTGGAGGGGCTGGCCTGA
- a CDS encoding roadblock/LC7 domain-containing protein — translation MPDEIARLSEALAHDPAGMGWIPLADALRRARRLPAAERTALRGLERHPYQGDGHDVLARIAADGGDLGRARDEWEMALRLEPRHVGARLGLGWLAWRNGDQAGAQRWWQGAHDVAPNDPRVRAAGRQLQRAAGTGEASPSPQMTAAATTAATLTATAPSPAPSPGVAPAGARSILRPLTPSDEANEVQPAPAPPPARAAEPRRGGVKPAVTSSLPANAPVPLPANAPAPAEHPGDARSVFASIVRGGARFALLVDADGLVLAGATAVASGEDRSDLLAAELSGLSAEAQVALQQLQLGAWEHVLVEGDAATLALAPGGAATITLVATAAGTPAGLPRLLLDRARQRAEQWMASL, via the coding sequence ATGCCTGACGAGATCGCGCGCCTCAGCGAGGCGCTCGCGCACGACCCGGCGGGGATGGGGTGGATCCCCCTCGCCGACGCGCTGCGCCGTGCCCGCCGCCTTCCCGCCGCCGAGCGCACCGCGCTGCGCGGGCTGGAGCGGCATCCGTACCAGGGCGATGGACACGACGTCCTGGCGCGCATTGCAGCCGACGGCGGTGACCTTGGGCGCGCGCGCGACGAGTGGGAGATGGCGTTGCGGCTGGAGCCGCGACACGTCGGGGCCCGGCTGGGACTGGGGTGGCTGGCGTGGCGGAACGGCGACCAGGCGGGTGCGCAGCGCTGGTGGCAGGGGGCGCACGACGTGGCGCCCAACGACCCGCGTGTGCGGGCCGCTGGTCGCCAGTTGCAACGCGCCGCGGGGACGGGGGAGGCATCGCCATCGCCCCAGATGACCGCCGCCGCCACCACCGCCGCCACCCTCACCGCCACCGCCCCTTCGCCCGCACCGTCGCCGGGTGTGGCCCCCGCCGGCGCGCGCTCCATCCTGCGCCCCCTCACCCCGTCGGACGAGGCAAACGAAGTACAGCCGGCGCCGGCCCCTCCGCCCGCGCGCGCCGCCGAGCCGCGGCGCGGCGGAGTGAAGCCGGCGGTGACGTCGTCGCTCCCGGCCAACGCGCCGGTGCCGCTGCCAGCCAACGCGCCGGCGCCGGCCGAACACCCGGGCGACGCGCGATCGGTCTTTGCCTCCATCGTGCGCGGTGGGGCGAGGTTCGCCCTCCTCGTCGATGCCGATGGGCTGGTACTGGCCGGGGCGACCGCCGTTGCGTCTGGCGAGGACCGAAGCGACCTGCTGGCCGCCGAACTGTCCGGGCTGTCGGCCGAGGCGCAGGTGGCGCTGCAGCAGTTGCAGCTGGGGGCCTGGGAGCACGTGCTCGTCGAGGGCGACGCGGCCACACTGGCGCTTGCGCCCGGCGGCGCGGCGACCATCACGCTCGTGGCCACCGCGGCGGGCACCCCCGCCGGCTTGCCGCGCCTCCTCCTCGACCGCGCGCGTCAGCGCGCCGAGCAGTGGATGGCGTCGCTGTGA
- a CDS encoding chemotaxis protein CheA, with translation MDSARYRDLFLTEARDHLVAINQALIALEHIPRASQPAAGAGDGASDGATRASVDALFRAVHTVKGMSGVMGYVAVGSLSHAMETLLARVRAGEEALDGEQLALLFDASDALEAAIEGAAGAQESALDVTSLVERLQGRASVVRAMAADLAAVAPGGPALPAGDGVAVHVVLEPGTILPGARAQLVVARARTLGAVTAVVPDEGAMLGDEFDGTFALRLVCDADDAAIEGALRAAGFVQGVRVVHGAAGAPRPAAGRVAPDGDADAPDAAVPRTAAPRPDAEARFAAAWGSEALKAPLQRYVRIDLRRLDQLMALVGELMIVRGRLAQRATLHADPALDEAVSEASRFIGELQDAVLGGRMVPVWQVFDRFPRVVRDAARTLGKDVEFVIEGREIELDRSLLEQVADPLVHLLRNAIDHGIEDPDARLAAGKPAAGRLTLSASRERNAVVIRLRDDGRGVSRARVLAKAKALGLVDEERESLEDEEILRVIARAGFSTAERVTELSGRGVGIDAVVSRVRALGGVVDLRSAEGEGTTFSLRLPVTLAVIPALLARVGGESYALPLTHVTETLQLSRGVVRTVRGREVIVIREEVLPLLHLRDVVGLPGRDAGHDASASHVVLVEMAERRAGLVVDQLVGQEEIVVKPFDAVRGAASCFNGATIMGDGSAALILEVGSLL, from the coding sequence ATGGATTCGGCCCGGTACCGCGACCTCTTCCTGACCGAGGCACGCGACCACCTCGTCGCGATCAACCAGGCGCTGATCGCGCTGGAGCACATCCCGCGCGCGTCGCAACCGGCGGCAGGGGCGGGCGATGGCGCGAGCGATGGGGCGACGCGCGCATCGGTCGACGCGCTTTTCCGCGCCGTGCACACGGTGAAGGGGATGAGCGGGGTGATGGGTTACGTGGCGGTGGGTTCGTTGTCGCATGCGATGGAGACGCTCCTCGCGCGCGTGCGCGCGGGGGAGGAGGCGCTCGACGGCGAGCAGCTCGCCCTCCTCTTCGACGCGTCCGATGCGCTGGAGGCGGCGATCGAGGGGGCGGCGGGTGCGCAGGAGTCGGCGCTCGACGTGACGTCGCTCGTGGAGCGTCTGCAGGGGCGTGCCTCGGTCGTGAGGGCGATGGCGGCCGACTTGGCGGCTGTTGCACCCGGCGGTCCCGCGCTCCCGGCGGGAGACGGCGTGGCGGTGCACGTCGTGCTCGAGCCTGGGACGATCCTTCCCGGGGCGCGGGCGCAACTCGTCGTGGCGCGCGCGCGCACGTTGGGCGCGGTGACCGCCGTCGTCCCCGACGAAGGGGCGATGCTGGGCGACGAATTCGACGGGACGTTCGCGCTGCGCCTCGTGTGCGACGCCGACGATGCGGCGATCGAGGGCGCGTTGCGCGCCGCGGGATTCGTGCAGGGCGTGCGCGTGGTGCATGGCGCCGCCGGCGCGCCGCGCCCCGCGGCGGGGCGCGTTGCGCCTGACGGCGACGCCGATGCGCCGGATGCCGCCGTGCCGCGCACCGCTGCGCCGCGCCCCGACGCCGAGGCGCGGTTCGCTGCCGCGTGGGGGAGCGAGGCGCTCAAGGCACCGCTCCAGCGCTACGTCCGCATCGACCTGCGACGCCTCGACCAGCTCATGGCGCTGGTAGGCGAGCTGATGATCGTGCGCGGGCGGCTGGCGCAGCGCGCCACGCTGCACGCGGATCCCGCGCTCGACGAGGCGGTCTCGGAGGCGTCGCGCTTCATCGGGGAGCTGCAGGACGCGGTGCTGGGCGGACGCATGGTCCCGGTGTGGCAGGTCTTCGACCGCTTTCCGCGTGTGGTGCGCGATGCGGCCCGGACGCTGGGCAAGGACGTGGAGTTCGTCATCGAGGGGCGCGAGATCGAGCTCGATCGCTCGCTCCTGGAGCAGGTGGCCGATCCGCTGGTGCACCTCCTGCGCAACGCCATCGATCACGGGATCGAGGATCCCGACGCGCGCCTCGCCGCCGGGAAGCCCGCCGCCGGCCGCCTGACGCTGAGTGCGTCGCGCGAGCGGAACGCGGTGGTGATCCGCTTGCGCGACGACGGACGCGGGGTGAGCCGGGCTCGCGTCCTTGCCAAGGCCAAGGCGCTGGGGCTCGTGGACGAGGAGCGCGAGTCGCTCGAGGACGAGGAGATCCTGCGCGTGATTGCCCGCGCCGGCTTTTCCACGGCCGAGCGGGTGACGGAGCTGTCGGGGCGCGGGGTGGGAATTGACGCGGTGGTCTCGCGCGTGCGCGCGCTGGGTGGGGTGGTCGACCTGCGGAGCGCGGAAGGGGAGGGGACGACTTTCTCGCTTCGGCTTCCGGTGACGCTGGCGGTGATCCCGGCGCTTCTGGCCCGGGTGGGGGGGGAATCGTATGCCCTCCCGCTGACGCACGTGACCGAGACGCTCCAGCTGTCGCGGGGGGTGGTGAGGACGGTACGCGGGCGCGAGGTAATCGTCATTCGTGAGGAGGTTCTCCCGCTCCTCCACCTGCGGGACGTGGTGGGACTTCCCGGACGCGACGCGGGGCACGACGCCTCGGCGTCGCATGTGGTGCTGGTGGAAATGGCGGAGCGGCGCGCCGGGCTGGTGGTGGACCAGTTGGTGGGCCAGGAAGAGATCGTCGTGAAGCCGTTCGACGCCGTGCGCGGCGCCGCTTCGTGCTTCAACGGCGCCACGATCATGGGCGACGGTTCGGCGGCGCTCATCCTCGAAGTGGGCAGCCTGCTGTAG
- a CDS encoding DUF4388 domain-containing protein, translating to MAIEGPLRELGIHDVFQLLDLSRKTGRLRVTSALRDNEGTVYFKDGRVISANVRSNPHPLGAVLLRAGKVVGDDLEAARALQQAPGESRRLGEILVAMGVITQRELERQVRRQVEAVVFELMSWQEGFFSFAEIELDGITVDATTTVATEALLMEGARRVDEWTQMQQRIPHIGVVASLAPVDAEHPTSLDLLPNEWEVLAAIDGERDLRGVAASLGRSEFEVAKIAFGLVATGVIVVREPAPLTATRHEPGELATLLNDARDALRDQRAEDALSFAATAIALSPRDPEARLLMARALFHLERDVEAEEELQLSLEIDPRNASALMDAARLAARRGELASAIAYWQRVVAVHPGSLLAEQARDAIAHATRLSAMLEAVDA from the coding sequence ATGGCGATCGAGGGCCCGCTCCGCGAACTCGGCATCCATGACGTCTTCCAGCTCCTCGACCTGAGCCGGAAGACGGGACGGCTGCGCGTGACGTCGGCGCTGCGCGACAACGAGGGGACGGTGTACTTCAAGGACGGGCGCGTCATTTCGGCAAACGTCCGCTCCAACCCGCACCCGTTAGGTGCGGTCCTCCTCCGCGCCGGCAAGGTGGTGGGCGACGACCTCGAGGCGGCGCGCGCCCTGCAGCAGGCACCTGGCGAGTCGCGCCGCCTGGGGGAGATCCTCGTCGCGATGGGCGTCATCACGCAGCGCGAGCTGGAACGCCAGGTGCGCCGCCAGGTGGAGGCGGTGGTCTTCGAGCTCATGTCGTGGCAGGAAGGGTTCTTCTCCTTCGCCGAGATCGAGCTGGACGGCATCACGGTCGACGCGACCACCACCGTCGCTACCGAGGCGCTGCTGATGGAAGGCGCGCGCCGCGTGGACGAATGGACGCAGATGCAACAGCGCATCCCGCACATCGGCGTCGTGGCGTCGCTGGCACCGGTCGATGCCGAGCACCCGACCTCACTCGACCTCCTCCCGAATGAGTGGGAAGTGCTGGCGGCGATCGATGGGGAGCGCGACCTGCGCGGGGTAGCGGCGTCGCTCGGGCGCAGCGAGTTCGAGGTGGCCAAGATCGCCTTCGGGCTTGTGGCGACCGGCGTGATCGTGGTCCGCGAACCGGCGCCGCTCACGGCAACACGGCACGAACCCGGCGAGCTGGCCACGCTGCTCAACGATGCACGCGACGCGCTACGCGACCAGCGCGCCGAGGATGCGCTGTCGTTCGCCGCCACCGCGATTGCCCTCTCCCCGCGCGACCCCGAGGCACGGCTGCTCATGGCGCGCGCCCTTTTCCACCTCGAGCGCGACGTGGAGGCCGAGGAGGAGTTGCAGCTGTCGCTGGAGATCGATCCGCGCAATGCGAGTGCGCTGATGGACGCGGCGCGCCTGGCGGCGCGTCGCGGCGAGCTGGCGTCGGCCATCGCCTACTGGCAGCGCGTGGTGGCGGTGCATCCCGGCTCCCTGCTCGCCGAGCAGGCGCGCGACGCGATTGCGCATGCCACTCGGCTGAGCGCGATGCTGGAGGCAGTCGATGCCTGA
- a CDS encoding ATP-binding protein, whose product MLDGRFRFDNFVVGPANRLAASAARAVAEAPGAAYNPLFIYSSSGLGKTHLLGAVGHLARQLHPGLAIEYLTLDDFVAQLHQAIATGQADAFKRRYAGVGLLLLDDVQFLTGRVETQSELLRVFNALQGSGRQIVMTCDRAPSDIADVDERLVSRLAGGLLVDVGVPDYETRVAILRAKCAERDVRFAAGVLEELARSPVHNVRELQGALNRLIAHQALLDAPLGLTEVWHVLGNARTTESAPPDEFENFLTDLAATVAESVETWRVTLGERIARWSGQGILTGRLERELARQDPPDLDALEATFAADVERLRALEGEAIRLDPTAAGLPVFRDPERLAEAEDVVARLIVQREPLPAPRAGYRLHDLVRTARNRMAIQAAAAVIESPGSRYNPLVIHGRSGSGKTHLAHAIGNALRSRDEQGCSVACVEANDYIEELIDALQLGTVERWRARYRTADVLIVDGVEALAGKERTQEEFFHLFNVLQQAGRQLILTLDRPPAEIPGLQSRLRSRFEGGLVVEMAAVDGDDRWGRTTPVHAGDEAAAPTIDAVVEAALSPAGDEERDDHLPDFDALARASQPLDSFFLDAEKVVAEWPLVDGRVLEEWR is encoded by the coding sequence ATGCTCGACGGACGCTTCCGCTTCGACAACTTTGTCGTGGGGCCGGCCAATCGCCTGGCGGCGTCGGCGGCGCGCGCCGTGGCCGAGGCGCCGGGGGCGGCGTACAACCCGCTCTTCATCTACAGCTCGTCCGGCCTCGGCAAGACGCACCTGCTGGGGGCCGTTGGGCATCTCGCCCGCCAGCTGCATCCCGGGCTCGCCATCGAGTACCTCACGCTCGACGACTTCGTGGCGCAGCTGCACCAGGCCATTGCCACGGGGCAGGCCGACGCCTTCAAGCGACGCTATGCCGGCGTCGGCCTCCTGCTGCTCGACGACGTTCAGTTCCTCACGGGGCGCGTGGAGACGCAGAGCGAGCTGCTGCGCGTCTTCAACGCGCTGCAGGGAAGCGGGCGACAGATCGTGATGACGTGCGACCGCGCGCCGTCGGACATCGCCGACGTGGATGAGCGACTCGTCTCGCGCCTGGCGGGCGGGCTCCTCGTCGACGTCGGTGTCCCCGACTACGAAACGCGGGTGGCCATTCTCCGCGCCAAGTGCGCCGAGCGCGACGTGCGCTTTGCCGCTGGCGTCCTGGAGGAGCTGGCCCGCTCGCCCGTGCACAATGTCCGCGAGCTGCAAGGTGCACTCAACCGGCTCATCGCGCACCAGGCGCTGCTCGACGCGCCGCTCGGGCTCACCGAGGTGTGGCACGTGTTGGGGAACGCGCGCACCACCGAGTCGGCACCGCCTGACGAGTTCGAGAACTTCCTCACCGACCTCGCCGCCACGGTCGCCGAGTCGGTCGAGACGTGGCGCGTGACGCTCGGCGAACGCATTGCGCGATGGTCGGGCCAGGGGATCCTCACCGGACGCCTGGAGCGCGAACTCGCGCGACAGGATCCCCCGGACCTCGACGCGCTCGAGGCAACGTTCGCCGCCGACGTCGAGCGGTTGCGCGCGCTGGAAGGCGAGGCCATCCGTCTCGATCCAACCGCGGCCGGCCTCCCGGTCTTTCGTGACCCGGAGCGCCTGGCCGAGGCGGAGGACGTCGTGGCGCGCCTCATCGTGCAACGCGAACCGCTCCCGGCGCCGCGCGCGGGCTATCGCCTGCACGACCTCGTGCGCACGGCGCGCAACCGCATGGCCATCCAGGCGGCGGCGGCGGTGATCGAGTCGCCGGGGTCGCGCTACAACCCGCTCGTCATCCACGGACGATCGGGCTCCGGGAAGACGCACCTCGCGCACGCCATCGGCAATGCGCTCCGCTCCCGCGACGAGCAGGGGTGCTCGGTGGCCTGCGTCGAGGCAAACGACTACATCGAGGAACTCATCGACGCGTTGCAGCTGGGCACGGTCGAGCGCTGGCGTGCCCGCTATCGCACCGCCGACGTGCTCATCGTCGACGGCGTCGAGGCCCTGGCCGGAAAGGAGCGCACGCAGGAGGAGTTCTTCCACCTCTTCAACGTCTTGCAGCAGGCGGGGCGCCAGCTCATCCTCACGCTCGATCGCCCGCCCGCAGAGATCCCGGGGTTGCAGTCGCGCCTGCGCTCGCGCTTCGAGGGAGGGCTGGTCGTGGAGATGGCGGCCGTCGACGGCGACGATCGATGGGGACGCACCACGCCAGTGCACGCCGGCGACGAAGCGGCCGCCCCGACGATCGACGCCGTGGTCGAGGCCGCGCTGTCGCCCGCGGGCGACGAGGAACGCGACGACCACCTTCCCGACTTCGACGCACTTGCGCGCGCCTCGCAGCCGCTGGATTCCTTCTTCCTCGACGCCGAGAAGGTCGTGGCCGAATGGCCGCTGGTTGACGGGCGCGTGCTCGAGGAGTGGCGCTGA
- a CDS encoding tetratricopeptide repeat protein, protein MTVVLSSERDREVLRSFAHRIDAGDAGAHNNLGVLYFNKGMTAEAVAAFTRALELDPRMTIAQRNLEIAYFNSGYYDARLRALRERLATHPRDRAARWELGRTYALLGDTRQAADAFGALLREDPDDVDAMLQLALAEGAGGDAEHAERWLQHAVQLAPARADLHVHLGQTAYHRGLNDEALRHLQRAVQLAPDDADAMYLMAFVLGDLGRHEEAREASREAMKRNPALGKAQANLSLERFDARSYERVREAREARGLPDQMHVAEDGQLAHFNLGLAFRQKGYLAEALREYRLALDRGEDRTLVLQAMAEVHLLRKESAAAVQLYDRLLQELPHSPKLWNERGIALHQDGRHADAAASYERAIAADEHYVLALNNLGVAHDHAGRPDRAFDAFRRALQEEPGFLKGRLNLALLLFRQDDHQNCLEAYRQVLRLAPEHPVAWNGVGLVLSHLRKFEDARNAFARAVEARPGYAEAHYNLSFALSNLGDFAGSLRETKRALELDPYYTPQKFELAVDLEFEDPLLEVAPDLGGERRDQGVDEFAFEPQALERLFEEIAPEHQPLKAGRGSTPFAAGLALAAEGSLERAAAELRRAIAEGAPRDLGLVALGDVFLAHGAAGEALERFREARTLTPTLRAAAVGELRSLAMLRRHRDAIDVARWVEENAADDVDALLLVADVLAETDATDDAHAILARARRLAPMRPDVLQAIGRVAHVVGDDLLAIESYRHAIALDEDFAACRVQLAELLRAAGLLDDAERELEAALVSVPTYGDAVLALAALRRETARALETIDLLATFLESDPYHLDALASLGESLFLAGRRDDARFAFTRVLRFDGDHVGALYFTAVLLAEAHRYDEAMAHWERVTDLEPASPFARRARRDTRTAQDLQRIFVGRPHRDDASA, encoded by the coding sequence ATGACGGTCGTGTTGTCCTCCGAACGCGATCGCGAGGTCTTGCGGTCGTTCGCGCACCGGATCGATGCCGGTGACGCGGGCGCGCACAACAACCTCGGCGTCCTCTACTTCAACAAGGGGATGACGGCGGAGGCGGTGGCGGCGTTCACGCGCGCGCTCGAGCTCGACCCCCGCATGACCATCGCCCAGCGCAACCTCGAGATTGCGTACTTCAACTCGGGCTACTACGACGCGCGCCTGCGCGCGCTGCGCGAGCGGCTGGCGACGCATCCGCGCGACCGCGCCGCGCGCTGGGAGCTGGGGCGCACGTACGCGCTGCTGGGCGACACGCGCCAGGCAGCCGACGCCTTCGGGGCGCTGCTGCGCGAGGATCCCGACGACGTGGACGCGATGTTGCAGCTGGCGCTGGCGGAAGGCGCCGGCGGCGATGCGGAACACGCCGAGCGGTGGCTGCAACACGCAGTGCAGCTCGCCCCCGCGCGCGCCGACCTGCACGTGCACCTGGGGCAGACGGCGTATCATCGCGGGCTCAATGACGAGGCGCTGCGTCACCTGCAGCGCGCCGTGCAGCTGGCGCCGGACGACGCCGACGCGATGTACCTGATGGCGTTCGTGCTGGGCGACCTGGGGCGGCACGAGGAGGCGCGCGAGGCCTCGCGCGAGGCCATGAAGCGCAATCCGGCGTTGGGGAAGGCACAGGCCAACCTGTCGCTCGAGCGCTTCGATGCCCGCTCGTACGAGCGCGTGCGCGAGGCGCGCGAGGCGCGCGGCCTCCCCGACCAGATGCACGTGGCGGAAGATGGGCAGCTCGCGCACTTCAACCTCGGCCTCGCCTTCCGGCAGAAGGGATACCTGGCCGAGGCGCTGCGCGAGTACCGGCTGGCGCTCGATCGCGGCGAGGATCGCACACTGGTGCTGCAGGCAATGGCCGAGGTCCACCTGCTGCGCAAGGAGTCGGCGGCGGCGGTGCAGCTGTATGACCGCCTGCTGCAGGAGCTGCCGCACTCGCCCAAGCTGTGGAACGAGCGCGGGATCGCGCTGCACCAGGATGGGCGGCACGCCGACGCGGCCGCCAGCTACGAGCGGGCCATTGCGGCTGACGAGCACTACGTCCTGGCGCTGAACAACCTCGGCGTGGCGCACGACCACGCGGGGCGGCCGGATCGTGCCTTCGATGCCTTCCGCCGCGCGCTGCAGGAGGAACCGGGCTTCCTGAAGGGACGTCTCAACCTCGCGCTCCTCCTCTTCCGGCAGGACGACCACCAGAACTGCCTGGAGGCGTACCGCCAGGTGCTACGCCTGGCGCCGGAGCATCCGGTGGCGTGGAACGGGGTGGGGCTGGTGCTGTCGCACCTGCGCAAGTTCGAGGATGCGCGCAACGCCTTTGCACGTGCGGTGGAGGCGCGGCCGGGCTACGCCGAGGCGCACTACAACCTGAGCTTCGCGCTCTCGAACCTCGGCGACTTTGCCGGGTCGCTGCGCGAGACCAAACGTGCGCTCGAACTCGATCCGTACTACACACCGCAGAAGTTCGAACTCGCCGTCGACCTCGAGTTCGAGGACCCGCTGCTCGAAGTTGCCCCCGACCTGGGTGGCGAGCGACGCGACCAGGGCGTGGACGAATTCGCCTTCGAACCACAGGCACTGGAACGGTTGTTCGAGGAGATCGCGCCCGAGCACCAGCCGCTGAAGGCGGGGCGGGGGAGCACGCCCTTCGCGGCGGGGCTGGCGCTGGCGGCGGAGGGAAGCCTCGAGCGCGCCGCGGCCGAGCTGCGCCGCGCCATCGCCGAGGGGGCGCCGCGCGACCTGGGGCTCGTGGCGTTAGGCGATGTCTTCCTCGCACACGGTGCGGCGGGTGAGGCGCTGGAGCGCTTCCGCGAGGCGCGCACGCTCACCCCGACGCTGCGCGCCGCCGCCGTCGGTGAGCTGCGTTCGCTCGCGATGCTGCGGCGTCACCGCGACGCCATCGACGTGGCGCGGTGGGTCGAGGAGAACGCGGCCGACGATGTCGACGCGCTCCTCCTCGTGGCCGACGTGCTCGCCGAGACCGACGCGACCGACGACGCCCACGCGATCCTGGCGCGCGCGCGGCGGCTGGCGCCGATGCGCCCGGACGTCCTGCAGGCGATTGGTCGCGTGGCGCACGTGGTGGGCGACGACCTGCTGGCGATCGAGTCGTACCGGCACGCGATCGCGCTGGACGAGGACTTTGCCGCCTGCCGCGTGCAGCTGGCGGAGCTGCTGCGCGCCGCCGGACTGCTCGACGATGCGGAGCGCGAACTCGAGGCGGCGCTGGTGAGCGTCCCGACCTACGGGGATGCGGTGCTGGCGCTGGCCGCGCTGCGGCGGGAGACGGCTCGCGCCCTGGAGACGATCGACCTCCTCGCCACCTTTCTCGAGAGCGACCCGTATCACCTCGATGCGCTCGCGTCGCTGGGAGAATCGCTCTTCCTGGCCGGGCGCCGCGACGACGCACGCTTCGCCTTCACGCGCGTCCTGCGCTTCGACGGCGACCACGTCGGGGCGCTCTACTTCACCGCGGTGCTGCTCGCCGAGGCGCACCGCTACGACGAGGCCATGGCGCACTGGGAGCGCGTCACCGACCTGGAGCCGGCCTCGCCGTTCGCGCGCCGCGCCCGGCGCGACACGCGCACCGCGCAGGACCTGCAGCGCATCTTTGTCGGTCGTCCGCACCGCGACGACGCGAGCGCCTGA